From a single Lewinella sp. LCG006 genomic region:
- a CDS encoding RagB/SusD family nutrient uptake outer membrane protein produces the protein MNRLKIYLRHSGVLLLSLLTFAACEKDFTNPGAATESQVLSTPDGVIGLASGAQRRFSVGRQSPVYAMVAGAGFSTGELRLINPGNTAENEVSLGYADLPGSNAIVTNIWEQCLLTRNETDKVIANADVIPDANTRAWTIAYASIFQALANGTMADFFEQVTLETEENATFSSREAAIKAAISSLEKARDILTTDDGGLKDRIPADIDIPNTIQALLARYYLLDGRYGDAITAANAVDLSVTSTYTYDDVSTNPIAFVSILTNNVYQPVDLTLGLPAALQPDPADQRLAFYFQDLNPAMNDFQAAAFFDDNKDGIPIYLPGEMLLIKAEAYARQNQLTDAISALNQVLTKQPGDDAFGIGAGLPAYSGPETQADVLAAIYANRCMEMMMSGMRLGDSKRFNRAGPNDANPERNRNWYPYPFSERDNNPNTPPDPEI, from the coding sequence ATGAATCGTCTAAAAATATATCTAAGACACTCGGGTGTTTTACTGCTTAGTTTGCTAACTTTTGCAGCCTGTGAAAAGGATTTTACCAATCCCGGTGCTGCTACAGAATCGCAGGTGTTGAGTACCCCTGATGGGGTCATTGGCTTGGCATCCGGTGCTCAGCGACGCTTTTCGGTGGGGCGGCAAAGCCCGGTTTATGCCATGGTCGCCGGTGCAGGCTTTTCGACGGGAGAACTTCGTCTCATCAACCCTGGTAACACGGCCGAAAACGAAGTATCGTTGGGGTATGCGGACCTTCCGGGGAGCAATGCCATTGTTACCAATATTTGGGAGCAGTGCTTGTTGACTCGCAACGAAACCGATAAGGTAATTGCCAATGCGGATGTTATACCTGATGCGAACACAAGGGCCTGGACCATTGCTTATGCTTCCATTTTTCAGGCACTGGCCAACGGAACGATGGCCGACTTCTTTGAGCAGGTGACTTTGGAAACGGAAGAAAATGCTACTTTTTCCAGTCGGGAAGCTGCCATCAAAGCAGCCATTTCCTCTTTGGAGAAAGCGCGTGATATCCTCACCACGGATGATGGAGGACTTAAGGATCGCATTCCCGCAGATATTGATATTCCCAATACGATACAAGCACTACTGGCACGCTATTACTTGCTCGACGGCCGGTATGGTGATGCGATCACAGCTGCCAATGCGGTGGATCTGAGCGTTACTTCTACCTATACTTACGATGACGTGAGTACCAACCCCATTGCTTTTGTGTCGATCCTGACCAACAATGTTTATCAACCGGTGGATTTGACTTTAGGCTTGCCCGCAGCCCTGCAACCTGATCCAGCTGATCAGCGCCTGGCTTTCTATTTTCAGGATTTGAATCCCGCGATGAACGATTTCCAGGCCGCAGCCTTCTTTGATGACAACAAAGACGGCATTCCGATTTATCTGCCTGGGGAGATGTTGCTGATCAAAGCAGAGGCTTACGCTCGCCAGAACCAACTGACGGATGCCATCAGTGCCCTTAATCAGGTACTGACCAAGCAGCCTGGTGATGATGCCTTTGGGATAGGCGCCGGATTGCCAGCCTATAGTGGTCCAGAGACACAGGCGGATGTATTGGCAGCCATCTACGCCAACCGCTGTATGGAAATGATGATGTCTGGAATGCGTTTAGGCGATAGCAAGCGCTTCAATCGCGCTGGCCCCAATGATGCTAATCCGGAAAGAAATAGAAACTGGTACCCTTATCCGTTCTCCGAGCGGGATAATAACCCCAATACCCCTCCTGATCCTGAGATTTAA
- the murQ gene encoding N-acetylmuramic acid 6-phosphate etherase translates to MKKITEATSEYRHLERMSVKELLVNINKEDQTVPAAVERAIPQIEPLVIATVERLQEGGRLFYIGAGTSGRLGILDASECPPTYGVPDNLVIGLIAGGDTAIRNAVEAAEDSPSQAWTDLSTHFVDEHDMVIGIAASGTTPYVVEGLARCRENGIATGCITCNPGAPITRHADYPVEVVVGPEFVTGSTRMKAGTAQKLVLNMISTSVMVRLGRVLDNKMIDMLLSNEKLIDRGAGMLVQALKLPYEEARTLLLASGSVRQAMETYHSISKS, encoded by the coding sequence ATGAAAAAAATAACCGAAGCTACCAGTGAATATCGGCATCTGGAACGCATGAGCGTCAAGGAGCTTCTGGTTAATATTAACAAAGAAGATCAAACGGTACCTGCTGCGGTAGAACGCGCGATTCCCCAAATTGAACCACTGGTCATCGCCACAGTAGAGCGCCTGCAAGAAGGAGGCCGCTTGTTTTATATCGGTGCTGGCACCAGTGGCCGACTAGGCATCCTTGATGCTAGTGAATGTCCCCCTACCTACGGCGTCCCTGACAATCTGGTCATTGGGTTGATCGCAGGCGGAGATACTGCCATCCGTAATGCCGTAGAAGCAGCAGAAGACAGCCCTTCCCAAGCCTGGACAGACCTGAGCACTCATTTTGTCGACGAGCACGACATGGTCATAGGTATTGCCGCCTCTGGCACGACCCCTTACGTCGTTGAGGGCTTGGCCCGTTGCCGGGAAAACGGTATCGCGACTGGCTGTATCACTTGCAATCCCGGAGCTCCCATCACTCGACATGCCGATTACCCCGTAGAAGTTGTCGTCGGCCCGGAATTTGTTACTGGCAGCACCCGTATGAAGGCTGGCACAGCCCAAAAGCTGGTATTAAATATGATCAGCACCAGCGTGATGGTCCGCTTGGGCCGTGTCCTGGATAACAAGATGATCGATATGTTGCTCAGCAATGAAAAATTAATTGACAGAGGGGCAGGTATGTTGGTCCAGGCACTAAAGCTTCCCTATGAGGAAGCTCGCACCTTGCTTTTGGCATCCGGTAGTGTTCGGCAAGCCATGGAAACCTATCACAGTATCTCTAAATCGTGA
- a CDS encoding SusC/RagA family TonB-linked outer membrane protein: MQKSYTLHRLLPALCCLLVGFALQAQNLNFTVSGTVVDETETPLIGVTVLIPSLGAGSITDVDGTYTVEASGPAATYEVQYSYVGFSAVAEKVEVTRAGQTFNLDVSLGTDVLRMDEVVVIGSSVTSSRRSLGNSITSVKAEQLTNANPQGVLSSLQGRVAGAQIVQNSGDPAGGFSVRLRGSSTILGSSDPLYIVDGVVISASTSNVTNTNVSAGAAQPGTNRIADLNPNDIESVEIINGAAAAAIYGSRASNGVVLITTKKGKTGKPQITLSSGLNVNQIREKVYINLRGEQFGSATQRLYPIAGTNPTTGGLTVGANFSTDKVPVTRYDYQDEIFDTGMGTDQHLAVKGGNETSNYYAALNYTFNEGIVRNTDFRRYGARLRYNQTVNSWMSISMGLNYNNSYSNEKPDGNVFWSPVNAINITNNIYDITQRDELGNLQAAEPTRINPLSVIEDFDINQEVNRAIADVKVSIFPFEGFSLTYLAGTDTYNQLGNTFIRPYPYSGVNPSFFDDGYASTATNQVFQMNHDINGAYTTILTDNISSTTQFGFSSQFAKNQYTVADGRALAPFVETVNGAATPFAPRSNIDRLQIWGYYLQQTFSLKDRLFLTLAGRVDGASSFSPDNRNQFYPKVSGSYLISDEDFWQGSGISNAISTFRLRASWGQAGNLTGIGPYDRFNNFTTGNLGGDLTINASNTLANPDVKPERQTELEIGADLSLFNDRVGLSATYYQQDIEDLLVNRVLPASQGGKAITTNVGNMENKGLEIALTATPVRTSKVSWDVFANFSRNRNKVFNLGQTLITIPNVTGAPIFLVEGQPIGVFYGTYQATNADGSMLLTTGGLRQQERGDVTTNTPSRNADGQPTGDVLRRVIGDPNPDFILGFGSQVNVGKFSFGFLFESVQGVDVFDADKRTRQGVGIGEFAEQELSGELPRGWIWSIYPIEEWRISDGSFTKLREITLSYTFDKLFDGALNNTVLTIGGRNLFSFDNFTSFDPEVNAGGQSNLLRGVNFGQVPIPRVYTVTLKTNF, encoded by the coding sequence ATGCAAAAATCTTACACTTTACACCGTTTGCTGCCGGCACTATGTTGTCTATTGGTCGGCTTTGCGCTACAAGCGCAAAATCTCAACTTCACCGTCAGTGGTACGGTCGTTGATGAAACCGAAACCCCATTAATTGGGGTAACTGTCCTTATTCCTTCTTTAGGTGCGGGATCTATTACGGATGTAGACGGGACGTACACCGTCGAGGCCAGTGGTCCAGCTGCGACCTACGAAGTTCAGTATTCCTACGTCGGTTTTTCCGCCGTTGCTGAGAAAGTAGAAGTCACGCGTGCTGGACAGACATTTAACTTGGATGTCAGCCTGGGCACTGACGTGCTGAGGATGGACGAAGTGGTGGTTATCGGTTCTTCCGTTACCTCAAGTCGGCGATCTTTAGGAAATTCAATTACCTCCGTCAAGGCCGAACAACTCACCAATGCCAACCCCCAAGGGGTACTCAGCTCTTTACAGGGTAGAGTAGCAGGTGCCCAGATTGTACAAAACTCTGGTGATCCTGCCGGTGGTTTTTCGGTACGCTTGCGTGGTTCTAGTACCATTCTTGGTAGCTCTGATCCTCTATATATTGTGGATGGAGTCGTTATTAGTGCTTCCACCTCTAATGTCACCAACACCAATGTCAGTGCAGGCGCCGCACAGCCGGGTACCAACCGGATCGCGGATTTAAATCCCAATGATATTGAAAGTGTTGAAATTATCAATGGTGCTGCTGCCGCTGCTATCTACGGATCGCGGGCCTCTAATGGAGTGGTACTGATTACGACCAAAAAGGGAAAAACGGGTAAGCCACAAATTACCCTCAGCTCCGGCCTGAATGTCAACCAAATTCGGGAGAAAGTGTATATCAACCTCCGGGGTGAGCAGTTTGGTAGCGCAACCCAACGCTTGTACCCCATCGCCGGTACCAATCCTACCACTGGTGGCCTTACGGTAGGTGCCAATTTCTCTACCGATAAAGTACCAGTGACCCGTTATGATTATCAAGACGAAATCTTTGATACAGGAATGGGTACCGACCAGCATCTAGCAGTCAAAGGTGGTAATGAAACGTCCAACTATTACGCTGCCCTGAATTATACGTTCAATGAAGGTATTGTTCGTAATACCGATTTTCGTCGCTACGGTGCTCGTTTGCGCTACAACCAAACGGTCAATAGCTGGATGAGTATCTCAATGGGCTTGAATTACAATAATTCCTATTCCAATGAGAAGCCTGATGGTAACGTGTTTTGGAGCCCGGTCAATGCGATCAATATTACCAACAACATCTATGATATCACCCAGCGGGATGAGTTGGGTAATCTGCAAGCCGCAGAACCTACGCGTATTAACCCTTTGAGTGTTATCGAAGATTTTGATATTAACCAGGAGGTTAACCGTGCTATTGCCGATGTAAAGGTTTCTATTTTCCCTTTTGAAGGGTTTAGCTTGACTTACCTTGCTGGAACCGATACGTATAATCAGTTGGGGAATACCTTTATTCGTCCTTATCCCTACAGCGGGGTCAATCCGAGCTTTTTCGATGATGGTTATGCCTCAACGGCGACCAATCAGGTATTCCAAATGAACCATGATATCAATGGTGCCTATACCACTATTTTGACCGACAATATTAGCTCTACTACGCAGTTTGGCTTTTCTTCACAGTTTGCCAAAAACCAATACACAGTGGCTGATGGCCGAGCATTGGCACCTTTTGTAGAAACCGTGAATGGTGCGGCCACTCCTTTTGCGCCAAGATCCAATATTGATCGTTTGCAAATTTGGGGTTACTACCTACAGCAGACGTTCAGCCTCAAAGATCGCTTGTTCCTGACCCTTGCAGGCCGTGTGGATGGAGCGAGTTCTTTCAGTCCGGACAACCGCAACCAGTTTTATCCTAAAGTGAGTGGTAGTTACCTGATCTCTGACGAAGACTTCTGGCAGGGCAGCGGTATCAGCAACGCCATTTCTACTTTCCGCCTACGGGCTTCATGGGGACAAGCTGGTAACCTTACGGGTATCGGCCCTTATGATCGGTTCAATAACTTTACAACAGGTAACCTTGGTGGCGACCTCACCATCAATGCCAGTAATACCCTCGCCAACCCCGATGTAAAGCCAGAACGCCAGACCGAATTGGAGATTGGTGCCGATTTATCGCTGTTCAATGATCGGGTTGGTCTTTCGGCTACTTATTACCAGCAGGATATCGAAGATCTGTTGGTGAATCGCGTACTTCCTGCTTCGCAGGGTGGAAAAGCCATCACGACCAACGTCGGCAACATGGAAAACAAGGGCTTGGAAATTGCCCTGACAGCCACTCCAGTTCGGACGAGCAAAGTCAGTTGGGATGTCTTCGCCAACTTTAGCCGCAACCGTAACAAAGTCTTCAACCTTGGCCAAACCTTGATTACGATCCCCAATGTCACCGGGGCTCCTATCTTCTTGGTAGAAGGGCAGCCCATTGGCGTTTTCTATGGTACCTACCAAGCTACCAATGCTGATGGAAGTATGTTGTTAACAACAGGTGGTTTGCGTCAGCAAGAGCGAGGCGATGTAACCACCAATACGCCTAGCCGCAATGCTGATGGCCAACCAACCGGTGATGTTCTCCGTCGTGTGATCGGCGACCCTAACCCTGATTTTATCCTGGGCTTTGGTTCGCAAGTTAATGTCGGTAAGTTTAGCTTCGGCTTCTTGTTCGAATCGGTGCAGGGAGTTGATGTTTTTGATGCTGATAAGCGTACCCGCCAAGGGGTTGGTATTGGTGAGTTTGCCGAGCAGGAACTAAGTGGCGAGCTGCCCCGTGGTTGGATATGGTCGATCTATCCAATCGAGGAATGGAGGATCAGCGATGGTTCCTTCACCAAACTACGGGAGATTACCCTAAGTTACACCTTTGATAAATTATTCGATGGTGCCCTAAACAATACCGTACTCACGATAGGAGGAAGAAACCTCTTCTCCTTTGACAACTTCACCAGCTTTGACCCTGAAGTGAATGCTGGTGGACAGAGCAACCTGCTGCGCGGTGTCAACTTCGGTCAGGTGCCTATTCCACGCGTCTATACGGTAACCCTGAAGACCAACTTTTAG